From Achromobacter spanius, a single genomic window includes:
- a CDS encoding electron transfer flavoprotein subunit beta/FixA family protein: MKVLVPVKRVVDYNVKVRVKSDQTGVDIANVKMSMNPFDEIAVEEATRLKEKGAVAEVVAVSCGVAQCQETLRTAMAIGADRGVLVQTDAELQPLAVAKLLKALVDKEQPQLVILGKQAIDDDANQTGQMLAALLDWPQATFASKVELADGKVTVTREVDGGLETLSLKLPAIVTTDLRLNEPRYVTLPNIMKAKKKQLDTVTPQDLGVDPAPRLKTLKVSEPPARKAGIKVADVAALVDKLKNEAKVV; the protein is encoded by the coding sequence ATGAAGGTGTTGGTACCTGTCAAGCGCGTCGTTGACTACAACGTCAAGGTGCGCGTCAAGTCTGATCAGACCGGCGTGGATATCGCCAATGTGAAGATGTCCATGAACCCCTTTGACGAAATCGCCGTCGAAGAAGCCACCCGCCTGAAGGAAAAGGGCGCGGTCGCTGAAGTCGTGGCGGTTTCTTGCGGCGTTGCGCAATGCCAGGAGACCCTGCGCACCGCCATGGCCATCGGCGCCGATCGCGGCGTGCTGGTCCAGACCGATGCCGAACTGCAACCGCTGGCCGTCGCCAAGCTGCTCAAGGCGCTGGTCGACAAGGAACAGCCCCAGCTCGTGATCCTGGGCAAGCAGGCCATCGACGACGACGCCAATCAAACCGGCCAGATGCTCGCCGCGCTGCTGGACTGGCCGCAAGCCACGTTCGCCAGCAAGGTCGAACTGGCCGACGGCAAGGTCACCGTGACGCGCGAAGTCGACGGCGGTCTGGAAACCCTGTCGCTCAAGCTGCCCGCCATCGTGACCACCGACCTGCGCCTGAACGAGCCGCGCTACGTCACGCTGCCGAACATCATGAAGGCCAAGAAAAAGCAGTTGGACACCGTCACGCCGCAAGACCTGGGCGTTGATCCCGCGCCCCGCCTGAAGACGCTGAAGGTCAGCGAGCCGCCCGCCCGCAAGGCCGGCATCAAGGTTGCCGATGTCGCGGCGCTGGTGGACAAACTCAAGAACGAAGCGAAGGTGGTCTGA
- a CDS encoding electron transfer flavoprotein subunit alpha/FixB family protein yields MTTLVIAEHDNAQLKGATLNAIAAAAKIGGDVHVLVAGANARAVADQAAQAAGVAKVLLADAPHLADGLAENVAAQVLAVASNYSHILFPATASGKNVAPRVAAKLDVAQISDIIGVESADTFQRPIYAGNAIATVQSADAVKVITVRTTGFDAVAAQGGSASVEDAAAVADSGLSTFVGREVAKSDRPELAGARVVVSGGRGLGSAENFKILDPLADKLGAALGASRAAVDAGYAPNDWQVGQTGKIVAPQLYVAVGISGAIQHLAGMKDSKVIVAINKDAEAPIFGVADYGLVGDLFTVVPELTNAL; encoded by the coding sequence ATGACGACGCTGGTTATTGCCGAACACGATAACGCCCAACTCAAAGGCGCAACCCTGAACGCCATCGCCGCCGCCGCCAAGATCGGAGGCGACGTGCACGTGCTGGTCGCCGGCGCCAACGCGCGCGCCGTGGCCGACCAGGCTGCCCAAGCCGCCGGCGTGGCAAAGGTGCTGCTGGCCGATGCACCGCATCTGGCCGACGGCCTGGCCGAGAACGTCGCTGCACAGGTCCTGGCCGTGGCCTCGAACTACAGCCACATCCTGTTCCCGGCCACCGCGTCGGGCAAAAACGTGGCGCCGCGCGTCGCGGCCAAGCTGGACGTGGCGCAGATCTCCGACATCATCGGTGTCGAATCCGCCGACACGTTCCAACGCCCGATCTACGCCGGCAACGCCATTGCCACCGTGCAATCGGCCGACGCCGTCAAGGTCATCACCGTGCGCACGACCGGCTTTGACGCCGTTGCCGCCCAAGGCGGTTCCGCCTCGGTCGAAGACGCCGCTGCCGTGGCCGATTCTGGCCTGTCCACGTTTGTGGGCCGCGAAGTCGCCAAGAGCGACCGTCCCGAACTGGCCGGCGCGCGCGTCGTGGTCTCGGGCGGCCGCGGTCTGGGCAGCGCCGAAAACTTCAAGATCCTGGATCCGCTGGCCGACAAGCTGGGCGCCGCGTTGGGCGCTTCGCGTGCCGCCGTGGACGCCGGCTACGCGCCGAACGACTGGCAGGTTGGCCAGACCGGCAAGATCGTCGCGCCGCAGTTGTACGTGGCCGTCGGTATCTCGGGCGCCATCCAGCATCTGGCCGGCATGAAGGATTCGAAGGTCATCGTTGCGATCAACAAGGACGCCGAGGCGCCGATTTTCGGCGTTGCCGATTACGGTCTGGTGGGCGATCTGTTCACCGTCGTTCCCGAGCTGACGAACGCGCTGTAA
- the aspT gene encoding aspartate-alanine antiporter, which produces MEWFFDTLRKFPELAIFLTLGLGYWIGAKKIFGFNLGAVTGTLLVGVLVGQLNISIAPILKQVFFLLFLFGLGYGVGPQFFRGMKSDGLPQVIFAVIICVLCLLVTWVTAIGFGFDAGTGAGLLSGAQTISAVMGVATDTINGLSVDAATKKQWIDNIPVAYAVCYIFGTVGSAWLLASLGPKLMRVDIVKECKEYEAKMSGGADSMELSGYRKFTARAYRLDHAEYVGKTVGELEAKFVDARVFVERIRRGDQIIDADSSTTLQAGDVLGVTGRHDALVLQAAGLIGTEVEDRDAINLPAEIVEVVLTNKNVAGKTLKELAENETVRQLGRGVFLRKVVRGGHEMPVNWGLKLDRGDRLFILGATRDVERVVSKLGYVDRATNQTDMVFVGFGILLGGLFGTLVLTVGGIPITLSTSGGALISGLIFGYLRSVHPTFGRVPEPVHWFLTSVGLTAFVAVVGIVSGPGFVQGFQQLGAKLFIAGVIATSIPMILGVLIARYVFKFHPAISLGVCAGARTTTAAIGQITETAKSQVPALGYTVPYAIGNTLLIIWGIVIVMLMA; this is translated from the coding sequence ATGGAATGGTTCTTTGACACGCTACGTAAGTTCCCGGAGCTGGCGATTTTCTTGACCCTGGGCCTGGGATATTGGATCGGGGCCAAGAAAATCTTCGGATTCAATCTGGGCGCAGTGACCGGGACATTGCTGGTGGGCGTGCTGGTCGGCCAGCTCAACATCTCGATTGCTCCCATTCTGAAGCAGGTGTTCTTCCTGCTATTTCTTTTCGGTCTTGGCTACGGCGTCGGACCGCAATTCTTCCGCGGCATGAAAAGCGATGGCCTGCCTCAGGTCATATTTGCCGTCATCATCTGCGTGCTCTGCCTGCTGGTCACCTGGGTGACCGCCATCGGATTCGGCTTTGATGCCGGCACCGGCGCGGGGCTGCTGTCCGGCGCGCAGACGATATCGGCGGTCATGGGCGTGGCGACCGACACGATCAACGGCCTGTCCGTCGACGCGGCGACCAAGAAGCAGTGGATCGACAACATTCCCGTGGCCTACGCGGTCTGCTACATCTTCGGCACGGTCGGCAGCGCCTGGCTGCTTGCTTCCCTTGGTCCCAAGCTGATGCGCGTGGACATCGTGAAGGAATGCAAGGAGTACGAGGCCAAGATGTCCGGCGGGGCCGATTCGATGGAACTGTCGGGCTACCGCAAGTTCACCGCGCGGGCCTACCGGCTGGACCATGCGGAATACGTCGGCAAGACGGTGGGCGAACTGGAAGCGAAGTTCGTGGACGCCCGAGTGTTTGTCGAGCGCATCCGCCGCGGCGACCAGATCATCGATGCCGACTCCAGCACCACGCTGCAGGCCGGCGACGTGCTGGGTGTGACGGGCCGCCATGACGCGCTGGTGCTGCAGGCGGCGGGCCTGATCGGCACCGAGGTCGAGGATCGCGACGCCATCAACCTGCCGGCGGAGATTGTCGAGGTCGTGCTGACCAACAAGAACGTGGCTGGCAAGACGCTCAAGGAGCTTGCCGAGAACGAGACCGTGCGCCAACTGGGCCGCGGCGTGTTCCTGCGCAAGGTCGTGCGGGGCGGGCACGAGATGCCGGTCAACTGGGGCCTGAAACTGGACCGCGGCGACCGCCTCTTCATCCTCGGCGCGACGCGCGACGTCGAACGCGTGGTCAGCAAGCTGGGCTATGTGGATCGCGCCACCAACCAGACCGACATGGTGTTCGTGGGCTTCGGCATTCTGCTGGGCGGCCTGTTCGGCACGCTGGTGCTGACGGTGGGCGGCATTCCGATCACGCTGTCGACGTCCGGCGGCGCGCTGATCTCCGGGCTGATCTTCGGATACCTGCGGTCCGTGCATCCGACCTTCGGTCGCGTGCCCGAGCCAGTGCACTGGTTCCTTACATCGGTGGGCCTGACCGCATTCGTCGCGGTGGTGGGCATTGTGTCGGGACCGGGCTTCGTGCAGGGCTTCCAGCAGTTGGGGGCCAAGCTCTTCATCGCGGGCGTCATCGCCACCAGCATCCCGATGATCCTGGGCGTGCTCATCGCGCGCTACGTCTTCAAGTTCCACCCCGCCATTTCGCTGGGAGTGTGCGCGGGGGCGCGGACCACCACCGCGGCGATCGGCCAGATCACCGAGACGGCAAAGAGCCAGGTCCCGGCGCTTGGCTACACGGTGCCTTACGCCATCGGCAATACCCTGCTCATCATCTGGGGCATTGTCATCGTCATGCTCATGGCTTAG
- a CDS encoding bifunctional aspartate transaminase/aspartate 4-decarboxylase, whose translation MASTAPVTASLASALKTTRSRQRDLEQLSPFELKDYLITLAKDNQQTSALTMLNAGRGNPNWIATEPRDAFFLLGRFAMKEARRVRDDVILAGMPPKKGCADRLRKFLSKHKGEEGYDFLAGVLEYGVKVKGFDPDEWIHELTDSIIGDNYPVPPRALVHLEQIVHDYLIKEMCDGRPPKGKFDLFPVEGGTAAMCYIFDSLMQNGLLKQGDTIALFLPTFTPYIEIAHLERFQFKIVGINADSLRADGTHDWHYPASEIAKLEDPKIKLAVTVNPSNPPSVAFSPVEMKQIVKLIRKNPDLVLVTDDVYGTFVPNFRSLMAEVPQNTICVYSFSKNFGCTGWRLGVIATHENNTMDRRIAELPASWKKRLNKRYGAMTMEPEKLKFIDRMVADSRNVALNHTAGLSLPQQVQMGFFALSHLLDLKDSYKHLTMEIVRGRRDALWRGLGIPMPPEDPMRGWYYVELDFMVWAKITYGDAFCKYMTSNYEPVDFLFRLAEKSGVVLMDGGGFGGPPWSIRVSLANLDDADYAKIGKYMVEAATEYVEAWKAGELVRSGPTAGKGQTVKAAAGKKGAAAGKTPGKTAAKKAVKKAVKKADTAAKSAKQATAK comes from the coding sequence ATGGCTTCCACTGCGCCCGTCACCGCCAGCCTGGCCTCGGCCTTAAAGACCACGCGTTCGCGCCAGCGCGACCTTGAGCAGCTTTCGCCGTTCGAACTGAAGGACTACCTGATCACCCTGGCCAAGGATAATCAGCAGACGTCCGCGCTGACCATGCTGAACGCGGGCCGCGGCAATCCCAACTGGATTGCCACCGAACCGCGCGATGCGTTCTTCCTGCTGGGCCGGTTCGCAATGAAGGAGGCGCGCCGGGTGCGCGACGACGTCATTCTGGCGGGCATGCCGCCCAAGAAGGGCTGCGCCGACCGGCTGCGTAAATTCCTGTCCAAGCACAAGGGCGAAGAAGGCTACGACTTTCTTGCCGGCGTGCTGGAGTACGGTGTGAAGGTCAAGGGATTCGATCCTGACGAATGGATCCACGAGCTGACCGACAGCATCATTGGCGACAACTATCCCGTCCCGCCGCGCGCGCTGGTGCACCTTGAACAGATCGTGCATGACTACCTGATCAAGGAAATGTGCGACGGCCGTCCGCCCAAGGGCAAGTTCGATCTGTTCCCGGTCGAAGGGGGCACGGCGGCGATGTGCTACATCTTCGATTCGCTGATGCAGAACGGCCTGCTCAAGCAGGGCGACACGATCGCGCTTTTCCTGCCGACTTTCACGCCGTATATCGAGATTGCGCATCTAGAGCGCTTCCAGTTCAAGATCGTTGGCATCAACGCCGACAGCTTGCGCGCCGATGGCACGCACGATTGGCACTATCCGGCCTCGGAGATCGCCAAGCTGGAAGATCCCAAGATCAAGCTGGCGGTCACGGTGAATCCGAGCAATCCGCCGTCGGTGGCGTTCAGCCCCGTCGAAATGAAGCAGATCGTGAAGCTCATCCGGAAGAATCCGGATCTGGTGCTGGTGACGGACGACGTGTACGGGACCTTCGTGCCGAATTTCCGGTCGCTGATGGCCGAAGTGCCGCAGAACACGATCTGCGTGTATTCGTTCTCGAAAAACTTCGGTTGCACGGGCTGGCGCCTGGGCGTTATTGCCACGCACGAGAACAACACGATGGACCGGCGCATCGCCGAGCTGCCCGCGTCCTGGAAAAAGCGCCTGAACAAGCGCTACGGCGCCATGACGATGGAACCGGAGAAGCTCAAGTTCATCGACCGCATGGTTGCCGACAGCCGCAATGTGGCGTTGAACCACACCGCGGGATTGTCCCTGCCGCAGCAGGTTCAGATGGGCTTCTTCGCGTTGTCGCACCTGCTGGACCTGAAAGATTCCTACAAGCATCTGACGATGGAAATCGTGCGGGGCCGGCGCGATGCCCTGTGGCGCGGCCTGGGCATTCCCATGCCGCCCGAGGATCCGATGCGCGGCTGGTACTACGTGGAGCTGGACTTCATGGTGTGGGCCAAGATCACGTATGGCGACGCCTTCTGCAAGTACATGACCAGCAATTACGAACCGGTGGATTTCCTGTTCCGTCTGGCGGAGAAATCGGGCGTGGTGCTGATGGATGGCGGCGGCTTCGGCGGTCCGCCGTGGTCCATCCGCGTATCGCTGGCCAATCTGGATGACGCGGACTACGCCAAGATCGGCAAGTACATGGTCGAAGCCGCGACCGAGTACGTCGAGGCCTGGAAGGCGGGCGAGCTGGTGCGTTCGGGTCCGACTGCCGGCAAGGGTCAGACGGTCAAGGCGGCGGCCGGCAAGAAGGGCGCGGCGGCCGGCAAGACGCCAGGCAAGACCGCCGCCAAGAAGGCCGTGAAAAAGGCGGTGAAGAAGGCGGACACGGCGGCCAAGTCGGCCAAGCAGGCGACCGCGAAGTAG
- the aspT gene encoding aspartate-alanine antiporter, whose translation MTCSVGFFNSVPIAVLFVTVGLGYLIGKLKVGPIQLGGVCGTLIVALLIGQTGCQMRGDLKEVAFALFIFAMGYSGGPQFFANLNRSSLRYVVLPLIEALLVLTIVLAAVPLFGLDAGTAAGLAAGAATESAVVGTAAEALKHLGLPDAEVQRMEANIATAYTLTYLVGLISIVFFTSQVAPALLRINLREASKALEAKLGATPGDDDEASLPTLPRLVGRAHVVKDVDGKRVGDVEAQLGGRTVISRVLRNGEAVDATPDYVLATGDIVVVLGQRRFALRAGSVIGPEIQLPEAHADDLQLSELQVIVSKKTVNGHTVGELALRPNARRARGVFLQSISRSGHVLPITPATVVQFGDLVTLVGAQPELSEAGAALGSELRRSGVTDLVFLAFGILAGLMIGSLGARLWGIPVSLGSGGGALVSGLVCGWINAKRPSIGHMPAHAVQLLKDLGLAIFVACVGLSAGPDALSLIREHGAVLPLIGLLVSLGPACLSLWVGHKLLKIEGPLLVGAIAGQHVSTPAISAILTASGSSVPLLGYTVTYAIANVLLPVLGPIIVSLAYHLS comes from the coding sequence ATGACGTGTTCGGTCGGGTTTTTCAATAGCGTTCCCATCGCGGTGCTGTTCGTCACGGTGGGTCTGGGATACCTGATCGGCAAGCTGAAGGTCGGGCCGATTCAGCTTGGCGGCGTGTGCGGCACGCTCATCGTCGCCCTGCTGATCGGCCAGACGGGCTGCCAGATGCGCGGCGACCTGAAGGAGGTCGCGTTTGCCCTGTTCATCTTTGCGATGGGCTACTCCGGTGGCCCGCAGTTCTTCGCGAATCTCAACCGGTCCAGCCTGCGATACGTTGTCCTGCCGCTGATCGAGGCGTTGCTGGTGCTGACGATCGTGCTGGCGGCCGTGCCGCTGTTCGGACTGGATGCCGGGACCGCAGCGGGCCTGGCCGCGGGCGCGGCCACCGAATCGGCGGTGGTGGGCACCGCCGCCGAGGCGCTCAAGCACCTGGGACTGCCCGACGCCGAAGTGCAGCGCATGGAGGCCAACATCGCCACGGCCTACACGTTGACCTATCTGGTCGGTCTCATCAGCATCGTGTTCTTCACCAGCCAGGTGGCGCCCGCGCTGCTGCGCATCAACCTGCGCGAGGCGTCCAAGGCGCTGGAGGCCAAGCTGGGCGCGACGCCCGGCGACGACGACGAGGCCAGCCTGCCGACGCTGCCGCGCCTGGTGGGACGCGCCCACGTGGTCAAGGACGTCGATGGCAAGCGGGTGGGCGACGTGGAGGCCCAACTGGGCGGGCGCACCGTGATCAGCCGCGTCCTGCGCAACGGCGAGGCCGTCGACGCCACGCCCGACTACGTGCTTGCGACCGGCGACATCGTGGTGGTGCTGGGACAGCGCCGCTTTGCGCTCCGGGCCGGGTCGGTGATCGGCCCGGAGATCCAGTTGCCCGAGGCGCACGCGGACGACCTGCAGTTGAGCGAGCTGCAGGTCATCGTCAGCAAGAAGACCGTGAACGGCCACACGGTGGGCGAACTGGCCCTGCGGCCCAACGCCCGGCGCGCGCGAGGCGTGTTCCTGCAATCCATCTCGCGCTCGGGCCATGTGCTGCCCATAACGCCCGCGACGGTGGTGCAATTTGGCGATCTGGTCACGCTGGTGGGCGCGCAGCCCGAGCTTTCCGAGGCGGGCGCGGCGCTGGGTTCCGAACTGCGCCGCAGCGGCGTGACGGACCTGGTCTTTCTGGCCTTTGGCATTCTGGCCGGGCTGATGATCGGCAGCCTGGGCGCAAGACTGTGGGGGATTCCGGTCTCGCTGGGCAGCGGGGGCGGGGCGCTGGTAAGCGGCCTGGTGTGCGGCTGGATCAATGCCAAGCGGCCCTCGATCGGGCACATGCCGGCCCATGCTGTGCAATTGCTCAAGGATCTGGGCCTGGCGATCTTCGTGGCGTGCGTGGGCTTGTCGGCCGGGCCGGATGCGCTGTCGCTGATCCGCGAGCACGGGGCGGTGCTGCCGCTGATCGGACTGCTGGTGTCGCTGGGGCCCGCGTGCCTGTCGCTGTGGGTGGGGCACAAGCTGCTGAAGATCGAGGGGCCGCTGCTGGTGGGCGCCATTGCCGGGCAGCATGTCAGCACACCGGCCATCAGCGCCATCCTGACGGCCAGCGGCAGCTCGGTGCCGCTGCTGGGCTACACGGTGACGTATGCCATTGCCAACGTGCTGCTGCCGGTGCTGGGACCGATCATCGTTTCGCTGGCGTATCACCTGAGCTGA
- a CDS encoding peroxiredoxin — protein MSQLRLGDVAPDFEQESSAGKIRFHEYLGNSWGVLFSHPADFTPVCTTELGYTAKLADEFAKRNVKVLALSVDGADSHAKWIEDINDTQSTTVNFPIIADKDRKVSELYDMIHPNASATATVRSVFIIDPNKKVRLTITYPASTGRNFNEILRVIDSLQLTDSHSVATPVNWEDGDDVIIVPSLQDEAVIKEKFPKGYKAVRPYLRITPQPNK, from the coding sequence ATGAGTCAACTACGTCTGGGCGACGTCGCCCCTGATTTCGAGCAGGAATCCTCGGCTGGCAAGATCCGCTTCCACGAGTACCTGGGCAACAGCTGGGGTGTGCTGTTCTCGCATCCGGCCGATTTCACGCCGGTTTGCACGACCGAGCTGGGCTACACGGCCAAGCTGGCCGACGAGTTTGCCAAGCGCAACGTGAAGGTCCTGGCCCTGTCGGTCGATGGCGCCGATTCGCACGCCAAGTGGATCGAAGACATCAACGACACGCAATCGACGACGGTCAACTTCCCGATCATCGCCGACAAGGACCGCAAGGTTTCCGAGCTTTACGACATGATCCACCCGAATGCCAGCGCCACGGCGACCGTGCGCTCGGTGTTCATCATCGATCCGAACAAGAAGGTCCGCCTGACCATCACGTATCCCGCCAGCACGGGCCGCAACTTCAATGAAATCCTGCGCGTCATCGATTCGCTGCAGCTCACCGACAGCCACAGCGTGGCCACGCCGGTCAACTGGGAAGACGGCGACGACGTCATCATCGTTCCGTCCCTGCAGGATGAAGCGGTGATCAAGGAAAAATTCCCGAAGGGCTACAAGGCCGTGCGTCCGTACCTGCGCATCACGCCGCAACCGAATAAGTAA